The following coding sequences lie in one Bacteroidota bacterium genomic window:
- a CDS encoding PorV/PorQ family protein, translating to MNTRNIALYGLLLALTLAAVPAQAQRAESPEQSGTQGAEHLLIPLTARSAAMSNSLTSGLSNLNGIEALQSNPAGLMANTGSSALFSRMGYVADIGVNYFGVAQRVGNNNIALTITSWDFGDIDAIREDDPTPSSTYTATNIVVGATYARQLTDRIAAGLTAKFANETIDDMNAAYVAFDAGMTYTVGESGLRFGVSLKNLGPQMSFGGRGLARPIPVVDATNGIAGEIRAQSHELPSLLNFGVAYTRQFAEGIDATVIGNFRSNSYDPDQYAGALELGYQNIVFVRGGFELREDMDQTMYQGWNVGAGINYDFDGVGIAVDYAFRPVDFFSSVNLITAAVSL from the coding sequence ATGAACACCCGCAATATCGCTCTCTACGGGTTGCTTCTTGCCCTAACTCTCGCCGCTGTGCCTGCCCAGGCACAGCGTGCCGAGAGCCCGGAGCAGTCTGGCACCCAAGGAGCCGAGCACCTTCTCATCCCGCTCACGGCGCGGTCGGCAGCCATGTCGAACTCGCTCACGAGCGGCCTCTCCAACCTCAACGGCATCGAGGCCCTCCAGTCGAACCCGGCTGGCCTCATGGCCAACACGGGCTCCAGCGCGCTCTTCAGTCGCATGGGCTACGTGGCTGACATCGGCGTCAACTACTTCGGTGTCGCGCAGCGCGTTGGCAACAACAACATCGCGCTCACGATCACGTCGTGGGACTTCGGCGACATCGACGCTATCCGCGAAGACGACCCGACGCCCTCGTCCACCTACACAGCCACGAACATCGTGGTAGGTGCTACCTACGCACGTCAGCTTACCGATCGCATCGCGGCAGGTTTGACGGCGAAGTTTGCCAACGAAACCATCGATGACATGAACGCGGCCTATGTCGCGTTCGACGCCGGCATGACCTACACCGTAGGTGAAAGCGGCCTCCGCTTCGGCGTTAGCCTGAAGAACCTCGGTCCGCAGATGTCCTTCGGCGGTCGCGGTCTTGCCCGTCCGATCCCAGTCGTAGACGCCACCAACGGCATCGCCGGTGAGATTCGCGCCCAGTCGCACGAGCTGCCCTCGCTCCTGAACTTCGGCGTGGCCTACACCCGCCAGTTCGCCGAGGGCATCGACGCGACGGTCATCGGCAACTTCCGCTCCAACTCCTACGACCCGGACCAGTACGCTGGTGCCCTTGAATTGGGCTACCAGAACATCGTGTTTGTCCGCGGTGGCTTCGAACTGCGCGAAGACATGGACCAGACCATGTACCAGGGCTGGAACGTCGGCGCAGGTATCAACTACGACTTCGACGGCGTCGGGATCGCAGTGGACTACGCCTTCCGTCCGGTTGACTTCTTCAGCAGCGTCAACCTGATCACGGCTGCAGTCTCGCTGTAA
- a CDS encoding TonB-dependent receptor, whose translation MYRTASTLMLLLLLAAPLTALAQGTGKISGIVTDNAGDPLPGANVVIDGTTLGAATNIDGEYVILGVPIGTYNVTASFVGFASVTIEGAEVNSGFTRILDFELGSSDIMDEIVVEYERPLIQNDAIGAPTVVSGEEIENLPVRGVGAVTALQTGVVSEADSDDLFIRGGRGEEVVYFVDGVKVTSSARLNVNQQAIAEQEMLLGTIPARYGDVQSGVVSITTKSGGVDYFGSLELITSEVLDNYGFNTGTISLGGPLVPSAGAADKASFFISVGGLTQTDQNPYGRDFVELSDAAFDQLLAAPQLFEVVNEDGTSRFIPVPDAVVAGTAGQDILNNPAAFGIELGEGETLLQETGTTFPRIIDATETITGDQYERVDTKDNPFRSLTVDGNLTFNPVNSATVRLGGNFNQDYDESYSYTNGFFNRNRFFIRETDSWRVFGNYRQRLGDAAFFQVQGEFSSFETVLFPNGFSGDVEDMLRYGDISDPVNEVAARYIRFEGGVATPPLDGNFGSVVGDSYGLFNNPGNVAAYDTYDRRDETRLRFSGFGTAQLGVHQIEFGGEFETETRRRFRFTNGSRLAQFANDPNDPFAPGAEGLTEGGASAYDELGFSDFSQRGPTLYYGYSFNGLREVDDQNVANFFDTAYEGDDKYDIAPHKPLYYGGYISDKIEFRDLVLQLGLRVDVFDNNTVAPLDLYAPFPIVRAGNAVLTDPNEDLFQGDGFQRPGNVDDDFAVYFGDDGGIVAYRDLEGNFFDENGTSINSNDIGNLVFNVGGQTSSLGGTTPELVDYEPQVTVMPRVGISFPVTDRALFFASYNVTSQRPTVGSFASLNRYIDLESAFINNPNLKPERTTQYELGFRQRLGERAALTISGFYRTQENKINVREVQFSELGYFTYLNTDFTTTKGMELGFDLRRTNNLALDVNYTLSFAQGTGSSGLSSFTAAFRDGIIPETIFPLDFDRRHVFTASIDYRLGNDEGPQVLGASILENFGVNLLAQVQSGQPFTAREIRDAPLTSDINVGDVVGSPNSVTMPTTAELNLKVNRVFDLGFGGAQLNAYFWILNLLDQEIIANVYRTTGQPDEDGFGSYDSFQGTATRVAGVPDFLYDEAYIASPVIVARDEFTSAAAGSRFYGQPRRFRLGLLFSF comes from the coding sequence ATGTACCGTACTGCGAGTACGCTGATGCTGTTGCTGTTGCTTGCCGCGCCGCTCACGGCGCTTGCGCAAGGCACCGGCAAGATTTCAGGCATCGTCACCGACAACGCAGGCGATCCCTTGCCTGGTGCCAACGTCGTTATCGACGGTACCACGCTCGGGGCCGCCACCAACATCGATGGCGAGTACGTCATCCTAGGCGTGCCCATCGGCACCTACAACGTGACGGCCTCCTTCGTGGGCTTCGCGTCGGTCACCATCGAAGGAGCGGAGGTGAACTCGGGGTTCACGCGCATCCTCGACTTCGAGTTAGGGTCCAGCGACATCATGGACGAAATCGTAGTCGAGTACGAGCGCCCGCTCATCCAGAATGATGCCATTGGTGCGCCCACCGTTGTCTCAGGCGAGGAGATCGAGAATCTCCCAGTCCGTGGCGTTGGCGCGGTGACGGCGCTCCAGACGGGCGTTGTGAGCGAAGCCGACTCGGATGACCTGTTCATCCGTGGTGGCCGTGGCGAGGAAGTCGTCTACTTCGTGGACGGCGTCAAGGTGACGAGCAGCGCCCGCCTCAACGTCAACCAGCAGGCGATCGCCGAGCAGGAGATGCTCCTCGGCACGATCCCAGCCCGGTATGGCGACGTGCAGTCCGGCGTGGTTTCGATCACGACCAAATCGGGTGGTGTCGACTACTTCGGGTCGCTCGAACTCATCACGAGCGAGGTGCTCGACAACTACGGCTTCAATACAGGGACGATCTCGCTCGGTGGCCCGCTGGTCCCGAGCGCAGGTGCTGCCGACAAAGCCAGCTTCTTCATCTCGGTAGGGGGCCTGACCCAGACGGATCAGAACCCCTACGGGCGTGACTTCGTCGAGTTGTCGGACGCCGCGTTTGACCAACTGCTCGCCGCTCCACAGCTCTTCGAAGTCGTGAACGAAGACGGCACCAGCCGCTTCATTCCGGTCCCGGATGCCGTCGTGGCGGGCACAGCCGGTCAGGACATCCTGAACAACCCGGCCGCCTTCGGCATCGAACTGGGTGAGGGCGAGACCCTGCTCCAAGAGACGGGCACCACGTTCCCGCGCATCATCGATGCGACCGAGACGATCACGGGTGACCAGTACGAGCGCGTCGACACGAAAGACAACCCGTTCCGCAGCCTCACCGTTGATGGCAACCTGACGTTCAACCCGGTCAACTCAGCAACGGTGCGGTTGGGCGGCAACTTCAACCAGGACTACGACGAGTCTTACTCGTACACAAATGGCTTTTTCAACCGCAACCGCTTCTTCATTCGGGAGACGGATAGCTGGCGCGTCTTCGGCAACTACCGCCAACGCCTCGGCGACGCCGCTTTCTTCCAGGTCCAGGGCGAGTTCAGCAGCTTCGAGACCGTGTTGTTCCCGAATGGCTTCAGTGGAGACGTGGAGGACATGCTGCGCTACGGCGACATCTCTGACCCGGTGAACGAGGTCGCAGCGCGCTACATCCGCTTCGAGGGCGGCGTGGCAACGCCCCCGCTAGACGGCAACTTCGGTTCGGTGGTTGGAGATAGCTACGGCCTCTTCAACAACCCGGGCAACGTGGCTGCCTACGACACCTACGACCGTCGTGACGAGACGCGCCTCCGCTTCTCGGGCTTTGGTACGGCCCAGCTCGGCGTGCACCAGATCGAGTTCGGTGGCGAGTTTGAAACCGAGACACGCCGCCGCTTCCGCTTCACGAACGGCTCGCGCCTCGCGCAGTTCGCAAACGACCCCAACGACCCGTTCGCACCTGGTGCCGAAGGTCTCACCGAGGGCGGGGCAAGCGCCTACGACGAACTTGGCTTCAGCGATTTCTCGCAGCGCGGTCCGACGCTCTACTACGGGTACAGCTTCAACGGCCTCCGCGAAGTAGACGACCAGAACGTCGCGAACTTCTTCGACACGGCCTACGAGGGCGATGACAAGTACGACATCGCGCCGCACAAGCCGCTCTACTACGGGGGCTATATCTCTGACAAGATCGAGTTCCGTGACCTCGTGCTCCAACTCGGCCTTCGTGTAGACGTCTTCGACAACAACACGGTAGCTCCCCTCGATCTCTATGCCCCGTTCCCGATCGTGCGCGCAGGCAACGCCGTGCTCACGGACCCGAACGAGGACCTCTTTCAGGGGGACGGATTCCAGCGCCCCGGCAACGTCGACGATGACTTCGCGGTCTACTTCGGAGACGATGGTGGCATCGTAGCCTACCGTGACCTCGAAGGCAACTTCTTCGACGAGAACGGTACGAGCATCAACAGCAACGACATCGGCAACCTCGTCTTCAACGTGGGTGGCCAGACGTCGTCGCTGGGTGGAACGACTCCTGAGTTGGTCGACTACGAGCCTCAGGTCACCGTGATGCCGCGCGTGGGCATCAGCTTCCCGGTCACTGATCGGGCGCTCTTCTTCGCGAGCTACAACGTGACGAGCCAGCGTCCTACGGTCGGGTCGTTCGCGTCGCTCAACCGATACATCGACCTCGAGAGCGCGTTCATCAACAACCCGAACCTCAAGCCGGAGCGCACAACTCAGTACGAACTGGGCTTCCGCCAGCGTCTCGGCGAGCGCGCCGCGCTTACCATCTCGGGTTTCTACCGGACGCAGGAAAACAAGATCAACGTCCGCGAGGTGCAGTTCAGCGAACTGGGGTACTTCACGTACCTGAACACGGACTTCACCACCACGAAGGGCATGGAACTGGGGTTCGACCTGCGTCGGACCAACAACTTGGCCCTCGACGTGAACTACACGCTCTCCTTCGCGCAGGGGACCGGCTCCTCGGGCCTGTCCTCCTTCACGGCGGCCTTCCGCGATGGTATCATTCCGGAGACCATCTTCCCGCTGGACTTCGACCGGCGCCACGTCTTCACGGCGTCCATCGACTATCGCCTCGGCAACGACGAAGGTCCTCAGGTGCTGGGTGCCAGCATCTTGGAAAACTTCGGGGTCAACCTCCTGGCTCAAGTGCAGAGCGGTCAGCCGTTCACGGCACGCGAGATTCGCGACGCCCCGCTGACCTCGGACATCAACGTGGGCGACGTCGTTGGCTCGCCGAACAGCGTCACGATGCCCACGACGGCTGAGCTGAACCTCAAGGTCAACCGCGTCTTCGACCTCGGCTTCGGCGGTGCGCAGCTGAACGCGTACTTCTGGATCCTGAACCTCCTCGATCAGGAGATCATTGCCAACGTCTACCGCACGACGGGACAGCCTGACGAAGACGGTTTCGGCAGCTACGACTCGTTCCAGGGCACAGCCACCCGCGTGGCGGGCGTGCCTGACTTCCTCTACGACGAAGCCTACATCGCCTCCCCGGTGATTGTGGCCCGCGACGAGTTCACCTCCGCAGCTGCAGGCTCGCGGTTCTACGGCCAGCCTCGTCGGTTCCGCCTAGGGCTCCTCTTCAGCTTCTAA
- the serA gene encoding phosphoglycerate dehydrogenase, producing the protein MPRVLITDNLAPVCHDRLAQNGIDFEVHLKRSEDELAALAGDFDGWIIRSGTTITANLIDHAAKLQVIGRAGVGVDNIDLEAATRKGILVVNAPDGNTISTAEHTCAMMQALARRIPHAHASVTAGEWARKQFSGAELLGKTLGVVGVGKIGRAVAQRMQGFEMRVLGFDPVLGEDAARRHGIELVDLQTLFAESDYITVHTPLNDGTRGLLNAETLAQCKDGVRLVNCARGGIIDEAALLDALQSGKVAGAALDVFSEEPLSEALLKLVRHPKVVATPHIAASTGEAQEKVAVQITEQVVRALKDEPVSTPVNAGALRAAAQPEAKPFLDLADRLGQIASQLVDGSLRRITVRSYGEALHRYAEVLTVAALRGVMARWSPEPVNLINANTLAREMGLHTSEEWRTSSGDYDYPNLVEVIVETAQRTRSVIGTVRAPGDGRLVGLDGYRFEGKPTGHLLFYRNVDRPGMLATVGGILAEAEVNIAALALGRSSLGSMALTVISTDEGVPAEVRRRVEAIEGVEDVRLVAV; encoded by the coding sequence ATGCCCCGCGTTCTCATCACCGACAACCTCGCGCCGGTCTGCCACGACCGCCTCGCCCAGAATGGCATCGACTTCGAGGTACATCTCAAGAGGTCCGAGGACGAACTCGCCGCCCTCGCGGGCGACTTCGACGGGTGGATCATCCGCAGCGGGACGACCATCACCGCGAACTTGATCGATCATGCGGCAAAGCTTCAGGTGATCGGGCGAGCGGGCGTCGGTGTGGACAACATCGACCTGGAGGCGGCAACGCGAAAGGGCATCCTCGTCGTCAACGCCCCCGACGGCAACACGATCTCGACGGCTGAGCACACGTGCGCGATGATGCAGGCGCTCGCGCGGCGCATCCCGCACGCGCACGCCTCGGTTACGGCAGGAGAGTGGGCGCGCAAGCAGTTTTCCGGCGCCGAGCTCTTGGGCAAGACGCTCGGCGTGGTGGGCGTTGGCAAGATCGGGCGGGCGGTGGCGCAGCGGATGCAGGGTTTCGAGATGCGCGTGCTCGGCTTCGACCCGGTGCTCGGCGAGGACGCCGCCCGCCGCCACGGGATCGAGCTCGTAGACCTGCAGACGCTGTTCGCCGAGAGCGACTACATCACGGTCCACACGCCTCTCAACGACGGCACACGCGGGCTCCTCAACGCCGAGACGCTCGCCCAGTGCAAGGACGGCGTCCGTCTCGTCAACTGCGCACGCGGTGGCATCATCGACGAGGCGGCGTTGCTCGACGCGCTCCAAAGCGGCAAAGTTGCCGGGGCCGCCCTCGACGTGTTCTCCGAGGAGCCGCTGAGCGAGGCGCTGTTAAAGCTTGTCCGGCATCCGAAGGTCGTCGCTACGCCGCACATCGCCGCGTCCACGGGCGAGGCGCAGGAGAAGGTGGCCGTGCAGATCACCGAGCAGGTGGTGCGTGCGCTCAAAGACGAGCCGGTCTCGACGCCCGTCAACGCTGGCGCCCTCCGCGCCGCCGCACAGCCCGAGGCCAAGCCCTTCCTCGACCTTGCCGACCGCTTGGGACAGATCGCGAGCCAACTTGTGGACGGTAGCCTCCGGCGCATCACCGTGCGGAGCTACGGCGAGGCGCTGCACCGCTATGCCGAGGTGCTCACCGTGGCGGCGCTGCGTGGCGTGATGGCGCGCTGGAGCCCGGAGCCCGTGAACCTCATCAACGCAAACACCCTAGCCCGTGAGATGGGCTTACACACAAGCGAGGAGTGGCGTACCAGCTCAGGGGACTATGACTATCCGAACCTCGTTGAGGTGATCGTGGAGACGGCGCAGCGCACGCGCTCGGTGATCGGGACCGTCCGGGCGCCCGGCGATGGGCGCCTCGTAGGGCTTGATGGCTACCGCTTTGAGGGCAAGCCGACTGGACACCTCCTGTTCTATCGCAACGTGGACCGGCCCGGCATGCTCGCGACCGTCGGGGGCATTCTCGCAGAAGCTGAGGTCAACATCGCGGCACTCGCGCTCGGACGCAGTAGCCTCGGCTCGATGGCGCTCACGGTGATCTCGACCGATGAGGGCGTCCCCGCCGAAGTGCGCCGCCGCGTCGAGGCGATCGAGGGGGTTGAAGACGTGCGCCTTGTAGCTGTATAG
- a CDS encoding sulfurtransferase, with the protein MAAFAHPEVLVSTEWVAHHRSDTANVRLVESNEDLLLYGTGHIHNAVHIDWVNDLQDEVVRDYVGKEAFARLCAEHGITEDTTVVFYGDKNNWWATYAFWTFKLYGHRDCRVMDGGRAKWIAEGRALTTEAPSFELTAYEPKDPDLSIRAFRDEVMAHMKRGGALVDVRSPQEYIGEVTHMPGYPQEGAIRGGHIPGAANIPWSRAAAEDGTFKPRADLEAIYLTEQGLTSPDETIAYCRIGERSSHTWFVLKYLLGFDRVKNYDGSWTEWGNLVGAPIEKGEPE; encoded by the coding sequence ATGGCTGCCTTCGCCCATCCCGAGGTGCTCGTCTCGACCGAGTGGGTCGCTCACCACCGCTCCGACACGGCCAACGTACGTCTCGTCGAGAGCAACGAGGACCTCTTGCTCTACGGCACCGGTCACATCCACAACGCCGTCCACATCGACTGGGTCAACGACCTCCAAGACGAGGTCGTTCGTGACTACGTCGGCAAGGAAGCGTTCGCGCGCCTCTGTGCCGAGCACGGCATCACTGAAGACACGACGGTCGTCTTCTACGGCGACAAGAACAACTGGTGGGCCACCTATGCCTTCTGGACATTCAAACTCTACGGCCACCGCGACTGCCGCGTGATGGACGGCGGCCGCGCCAAGTGGATCGCCGAAGGCCGAGCCCTGACCACCGAAGCGCCGAGCTTCGAACTGACCGCCTACGAACCGAAGGACCCAGACCTCTCGATCCGCGCCTTCCGCGACGAGGTGATGGCCCACATGAAGCGCGGCGGCGCGCTCGTGGACGTGCGCAGCCCGCAGGAATACATCGGCGAGGTGACGCACATGCCGGGCTACCCACAGGAAGGGGCCATCCGCGGTGGCCATATTCCCGGCGCCGCCAACATCCCGTGGAGCCGCGCGGCGGCCGAAGATGGCACGTTTAAGCCGCGCGCGGACCTCGAAGCGATCTACCTTACCGAGCAAGGCCTCACCTCGCCCGACGAGACGATTGCCTACTGCCGCATCGGCGAACGCTCGAGCCACACATGGTTTGTGCTGAAATACCTACTCGGCTTCGACCGCGTGAAGAACTACGACGGCTCGTGGACGGAGTGGGGCAACCTCGTCGGTGCGCCCATCGAGAAAGGCGAACCCGAGTAG
- a CDS encoding DUF423 domain-containing protein: MGNPDVLSLLAPSARTLLTLGAVLGGLGVALGAFGAHGLENLAYVTPDRIATFRTGVLYHLVHALALLVVGLLLLQGIDARAAGWLFVAGIAVFSGSLYVLVLADLPIMGAVTPIGGVAFIAGWSLLAWRVWQGVAV, from the coding sequence ATGGGCAACCCCGACGTGCTTTCTCTGCTCGCCCCGTCTGCGCGCACGCTGCTCACACTCGGCGCTGTGCTTGGTGGTCTCGGCGTTGCGCTCGGGGCGTTCGGCGCGCATGGGCTGGAAAACCTAGCCTACGTCACGCCTGATCGCATCGCCACCTTCCGCACGGGCGTGCTCTACCACCTCGTGCACGCCCTCGCGCTGCTCGTTGTGGGGCTGCTTCTGCTCCAGGGGATCGATGCCCGCGCGGCCGGGTGGCTGTTCGTCGCCGGGATCGCGGTCTTTTCCGGGAGCCTCTACGTGCTGGTCCTGGCCGACCTGCCGATCATGGGAGCCGTCACGCCCATCGGCGGCGTGGCGTTCATCGCAGGCTGGAGCCTGCTTGCGTGGCGCGTCTGGCAGGGTGTCGCGGTGTAG
- the malQ gene encoding 4-alpha-glucanotransferase, with protein MSTYPHDTLQPIASVLALGHRCVTPCRNGARAAPRLRCLVPPSALRSFRARRSPLTSPPAPMSLPRSSGLLLHITSLPGRYGIGDFGPAAYAFADFLAEAGQRVWQVLPLVPPGYGASPYASPSTFALNPYLVSPDKLRDAGLLTDDDLADVPAFPDDHVDFGPVEHYKWDLLRRAHAHFLDGAGLPGYTADDLATFEALHADWLPEYALFAALKEAHGGVAWTDWEPACVRRDPDALAQARKTHADAIRLHTFAQFVADAQWQALWSYCRQRSIRLLGDLPIYVAHDSADVWANQDLFLLNDDGQPTVVAGVPPDYFSETGQRWGNPIYRWDRMKRNGYGWWVQRMARAIKLMDLVRLDHFRGFEAFWQSPGDEDTAVNGEWIEGPGSDLFAMFEKQFGAPLPIIAEDLGIITPGVRAIMAEFDFPGMVVLQFGYDEGPNSEHLPHNYRHAHVAYTGTHDNDTIQGWNNNPEVTVAEAEAKRIRDFACAYLGLPGTDHLHWASIRAVLTSVANLAVFPVQDLLGLGSDTRINRPGSLGGINWAWRLEEGVLTEALAEQLHRMTAVTNRLEGMTALKKVGE; from the coding sequence ATGTCAACTTACCCGCACGACACGCTCCAGCCGATTGCCTCTGTGTTAGCACTAGGTCATCGCTGCGTTACGCCCTGCAGGAACGGCGCGCGCGCAGCACCTCGGTTGAGGTGCCTCGTTCCCCCCTCCGCGCTCCGTAGTTTTCGGGCTCGCCGTTCTCCCCTCACCTCGCCCCCTGCCCCGATGTCCCTGCCTCGCTCCAGCGGCCTCCTTCTGCACATCACGTCTCTGCCTGGCCGCTACGGCATCGGCGACTTCGGCCCCGCCGCCTACGCCTTCGCAGACTTCCTCGCGGAGGCAGGCCAGCGCGTCTGGCAGGTGCTCCCCCTCGTGCCACCGGGCTACGGCGCCTCGCCCTATGCGAGCCCGTCCACGTTCGCGCTCAACCCCTACCTCGTCAGCCCCGACAAGCTGCGCGACGCAGGCCTGCTCACCGACGACGACCTCGCCGACGTGCCCGCGTTCCCAGACGACCACGTCGACTTCGGGCCCGTTGAGCACTACAAGTGGGACCTCCTGCGCCGCGCCCACGCGCACTTCCTGGACGGGGCTGGCCTGCCCGGCTACACCGCCGACGACCTCGCCACGTTCGAGGCGCTGCACGCGGACTGGCTCCCCGAGTATGCCCTCTTCGCCGCGCTCAAAGAGGCGCACGGCGGCGTCGCCTGGACGGACTGGGAGCCCGCCTGCGTCCGCCGCGACCCGGACGCCCTCGCGCAGGCCCGCAAGACGCACGCCGACGCGATCCGCCTCCACACCTTCGCGCAGTTCGTCGCCGACGCGCAGTGGCAGGCGCTGTGGTCCTACTGCCGCCAGCGCTCCATCCGCCTCCTCGGCGACCTCCCGATCTACGTCGCCCACGACAGCGCCGACGTGTGGGCCAACCAGGACCTCTTCCTCCTCAACGACGACGGCCAGCCGACCGTGGTGGCGGGCGTCCCGCCGGACTACTTCTCGGAGACGGGCCAGCGCTGGGGCAACCCGATCTACCGCTGGGACCGCATGAAGCGCAACGGCTACGGCTGGTGGGTCCAGCGCATGGCCCGCGCGATCAAGCTGATGGACCTCGTCCGCCTCGACCACTTCCGCGGCTTCGAGGCCTTCTGGCAGAGCCCCGGCGACGAGGACACGGCCGTCAACGGCGAGTGGATCGAGGGCCCCGGCTCCGACCTCTTCGCGATGTTCGAGAAGCAATTCGGCGCACCCCTGCCCATCATCGCCGAGGACCTTGGCATCATCACGCCGGGCGTCCGCGCGATCATGGCCGAGTTCGACTTCCCCGGCATGGTCGTCCTCCAATTCGGCTATGATGAGGGGCCCAACTCAGAGCACCTGCCGCACAACTACCGCCACGCGCACGTCGCCTACACGGGCACGCACGACAACGACACCATCCAAGGCTGGAACAACAACCCCGAGGTGACGGTGGCGGAAGCGGAGGCGAAACGCATCCGCGACTTCGCCTGTGCCTACCTCGGCCTCCCCGGCACCGACCACCTGCACTGGGCCTCGATCCGGGCCGTGCTCACGTCGGTCGCCAACCTGGCGGTGTTCCCCGTGCAAGATCTGCTCGGCCTCGGCTCGGACACGCGCATCAACCGGCCGGGTAGCCTCGGCGGCATCAACTGGGCGTGGCGCCTGGAAGAGGGCGTGCTCACAGAGGCGCTTGCGGAGCAGCTCCACCGCATGACCGCCGTGACGAACCGTCTCGAAGGCATGACTGCGCTGAAGAAGGTCGGCGAGTAG
- a CDS encoding T9SS type A sorting domain-containing protein → MALVLLGGAPGVQAQEPIAWEVVSDSLQVRSLTLSGDSAVHFVGTDGAWVWRRADESFTRFNRAGAYTGILMASTGRLFFLDSSVRMSTDYGAMTPLAVHEGKAILEMPTGTLVVVGDGGHVNRSTDAGDTWTATPIPVFDTVLGRGLAFAPPTPELPFGRLVTVGLGGAAVSDDGGLTWEETNLAQFFGYDAESVVYSAALGAFFTAMNGAVEDGGSQFGAIRKSVDGRVWETVGRLPADERGFVSKLAAGANGSLWAVMGGLDNVPQGEVWRSVDGGVTWQSVGAFDGEALVGNRLIVRDVVIGPEGRVWVGFSQGVGGPFKKGLLVRTVEAVAASGAAGEPATPSEALVLGTPYPNPGTGAVTVPLTLAQATTVRVAVVDLLGREVAVLHDGLLVAGTQTLTFETVGLPAGVYVVRARVGAVTETRRVTVAR, encoded by the coding sequence GTGGCGCTCGTCCTGCTCGGGGGAGCGCCAGGGGTCCAGGCGCAGGAGCCGATCGCCTGGGAGGTCGTCAGCGACTCGCTCCAGGTGCGCAGTCTCACCCTGAGCGGCGACTCCGCCGTCCACTTCGTGGGAACCGATGGGGCCTGGGTGTGGCGCCGCGCTGATGAGTCCTTCACCCGATTCAACCGGGCTGGAGCCTACACGGGGATCCTGATGGCGTCGACGGGCCGCCTCTTCTTCCTCGACAGCAGCGTGCGCATGTCCACCGACTACGGCGCGATGACCCCCCTCGCCGTCCACGAGGGCAAGGCCATCCTCGAGATGCCCACGGGCACGCTCGTCGTCGTCGGCGATGGCGGCCATGTCAACCGCTCCACCGACGCGGGCGACACCTGGACGGCGACTCCCATTCCGGTCTTCGACACGGTGCTTGGGCGCGGCCTCGCCTTCGCCCCGCCGACGCCGGAGCTCCCCTTCGGGCGGCTCGTGACGGTGGGGCTGGGCGGCGCGGCCGTGTCCGACGACGGGGGGCTCACGTGGGAGGAGACGAACCTGGCGCAGTTCTTCGGCTACGATGCGGAGTCGGTGGTGTACTCGGCGGCGTTGGGGGCGTTCTTCACGGCGATGAACGGAGCGGTGGAGGACGGGGGAAGCCAGTTCGGTGCGATCCGGAAGAGTGTCGATGGGCGGGTATGGGAGACGGTGGGGCGGTTGCCTGCCGACGAGCGGGGGTTTGTCTCGAAACTCGCAGCGGGGGCAAATGGCAGCCTGTGGGCCGTGATGGGGGGCTTGGACAACGTCCCACAAGGCGAGGTATGGCGCTCGGTGGACGGGGGCGTGACGTGGCAGTCCGTGGGCGCCTTCGATGGCGAGGCGCTGGTGGGCAACCGGCTCATCGTGCGGGACGTGGTGATCGGCCCGGAGGGTCGGGTGTGGGTGGGCTTCAGCCAGGGCGTAGGAGGTCCGTTCAAGAAAGGGTTGTTGGTGCGCACGGTGGAGGCGGTGGCAGCGTCGGGCGCGGCGGGGGAGCCTGCGACGCCGAGCGAGGCCCTGGTGCTGGGCACCCCGTACCCGAATCCCGGCACTGGGGCGGTGACGGTGCCGCTCACGCTCGCGCAGGCTACTACCGTGCGCGTGGCGGTGGTGGACCTGCTCGGCCGCGAGGTGGCAGTGCTGCACGACGGTCTGCTCGTGGCAGGCACGCAGACGCTCACGTTCGAGACGGTCGGGCTGCCTGCGGGGGTCTACGTGGTGCGAGCTCGCGTCGGGGCCGTGACGGAGACGCGGCGGGTGACGGTGGCGCGGTAG